A genomic stretch from Malus domestica chromosome 15, GDT2T_hap1 includes:
- the LOC103402372 gene encoding uncharacterized protein isoform X2, producing MNGLTGKKMQNIFKALVSESTYNDARNLVEYCCFRFLSRDNSDIHPSLKEPPFQRLIFITMLAWENPYRKDLANGSEKASFQRKLVREEAFVRMAPAISGVADRSTVHNLFKALAGDEQGISLSTWLTYVDELLKIHEGRKSYQTRPSSNLSEERILCIGTSRKRPVLKWENNMAWPGTVTLTDKAIYFEAVGLVGQKDSIRLDLTKQELQVKKAKVGPFGSVLFDSAVSVSYGPKSETWVLEFVDLGGEMRRDVWHAFISEINAVHKFIHNYGPEEDDEAKFHVYGAHKGKERAMTSAINSIARLQALQFMRKLLDDPTKLVQFTYLQYVPFGDVVSQTLAVNYWGGPLITKYLEADNPLAQGTSASNEMIESSSNHVFDIDGSVYLHKWKRSPCWASSSSVSFWKNTSTRLGLVLSKNLVVADVALVERATRTCKQKWQEAETTQATIDAATLKGIPSNIDLFKELLLPLAMTATNFEKLRRWEEPHLTISFLSLAYTVIFRNLLSYVFPTALIILATVMLTLKGLKEQGRLGRSFGKITIRDQPPSNTIEKIIAVKDAMHDVESYLQNLNVMLLKIHTIFLSGQPQITTEVALVLLSSATILLIFPLKFVLAFFIFDLFTRELEFRREMVKRFMKFLKERWDTVPAAPVVVLPFGSDESVPKPNGKESKDPDESERSLGSSSSV from the exons ATGAATGGATTGACGGGGAAGAAAATGCAGAATATATTTAAAGCACTTGTCTCTGAGTCTACATATAATGATGCCCGCAATTTGGTGGAATACTGCTGCTTCAGGTTTCTGTCAAGGGATAATTCTGATATTCATCCTTCCCTCAAG GAACCTCCATTCCAAAGACTCATATTTATAACTATGCTTGCATGGGAGAACCCTTATCGGAAAGATCTTGCTAATGGTTCGGAGAAAGCTTCTTTTCAG AGAAAGCTTGTTAGAGAAGAGGCTTTTGTTCGTATGGCTCCTGCTATTTCTGGTGTGGCTGATAGGTCAACTGTGCATAATCTATTTAAGGCTCTTGCCGGTGATGAACAGGGCATCTCTCTGAGCACGTGGTTGACTTATGTTGATGAACTTCTCAA GATTCACGAAGGAAGAAAATCATACCAGACTCGACCAAGTTCCAACCTTTCTGAGGAGAGAATTTTATGCATTGGTACCAGCAGGAAGCGGCCTGTCCTAAAATGGGAGAATAATATGGCATGGCCAGGAACAGTTACGTTAACTGATAAAGCAATTTATTTTGAG GCAGTTGGCCTTGTTGGGCAAAAGGATTCTATAAGATTGGATCTTACGAAACAAGAATTACAAGTTAAGAAAGCAAAAGTTGGACCTTTTGGTTCGGTTCTCTTCGACTCTGCAGTCTCTGTATCATATGGTCCCAA ATCAGAAACATGGGTGCTTGAATTTGTTGACTTAGGTGGAGAAATGAGGCGAGACGTGTGGCATGCGTTTATTAGTGAAATTAATGCTGTACACAAGTTTATCCATAATTATGGACCGGAGGAAGATGATGAAGCCAAGTTTCATGTTTATGGCGCTCACAAAGGGAAGGAAAGAGCTATGACCAGTGCCATTAATAGTATAGCTAGACTACAGGCTCTTCAATTTATGAGGAAGTTACTTGATGATCCCACCAAACTTGTTCAGTTTACATATTTACAATATGTACCCTTTGGTGATGTAGTTTCTCAGACTCTAGCAGTTAATTATTGGGGTGGACCACTGATAACAAAGTATTTAGAGGCAGACAACCCACTAGCTCAAGGAACGAGTGCTTCCAATGAAATGATTGAAAGCAGCAGCAATCATGTGTTTGACATAGATGGCAGTGTTTACTTGCACAAATGGAAGAGATCTCCATGTTGGGCTTCAAGTTCTTCAGTTAGCTTTTGGAAGAATACTTCAACAAGACTGGGGCTAGTATTGAGTAAGAATCTTGTCGTTGCGGATGTGGCTCTTGTTGAAAGGGCAACAAGAACTTGCAAACAAAAATGGCAGGAAGCTGAAACAACTCAAGCCACAATTGATGCTGCAACCCTTAAGGGAATACCCAGTAACATTGATCTATTTAAG GAACTTCTGCTTCCTCTGGCCATGACTGCAACAAACTTTGAAAAACTTAGGCGCTGGGAGGAGCCCCACTTgacaatttcttttctttcccttgCGTATACAGTCATTTTCAG GAATTTGCTGTCATATGTATTCCCAACAGCATTGATTATTTTGGCAACTGTCATGCTGACGTTGAAGGGGCTAAAGGAGCAAGGCCGCCTTGGACGATCATTTGGAAAAATTACTATCCGTGATCAGCCTCCTTCAAATACCATTGAAAAAATTATAGCTGTAAAAGACGCTATGCATGATGTGGAAAGTTATTTACAGAATCTGAACGTCATGCTTCTGAAAATACATACAATTTTCCTTTCGGGTCAGCCTCAG ATAACGACTGAGGTTGCTCTGGTGTTGTTATCTTCTGCAACCATTCTCCTCATTTTCCCCCTCAAATTTGTTCTTGCCTTTTTTATCTTCGATCTGTTCACACGAGAGCTTGAGTTCAGGAGGGAAATGGTTAAAAGGTttatgaaattcttgaaggagCGTTGGGACACAGTGCCTGCAGCCCCTGTAGTTGTATTACCTTTTGGAAGTGATGAGTCCGTACCAAAACCTAATGGAAAGGAAAGCAAGGATCCAGACGAGTCAGAAAGAAGCCTTGGCAGCAGCAGTTCTGTATAG